Proteins found in one Bacteroidales bacterium WCE2008 genomic segment:
- a CDS encoding DNA topoisomerase-1 produces the protein MKGNLVIVESPAKAGTIQKFLGKDYIVKSSFGHIRDLQDKKLSVDVENGFKPEYIVPADKKKVVSELKKLSSDAETVWLASDEDREGEAISWHLFDTLGLKKDNTRRIVFHEITKDAILNAIQNPRDIDMNLVEAQQARRVIDRLVGFELSPILWRKIQPKLSAGRVQSVALRLVVDREREIMAFKKEPYYHVDATFHPYGTSASTAVKAGLDARFGSLAEARKFLEDSKDARFTIENIEKKDGQRSPAAPFTTSTLQQEAARKLHFPVSKTMRVAQQLYERGLITYMRTDSTNLSTLALGTSKKFIIENYGEAYAHSRQFKTKSKGAQEAHEAIRPTYIENTSIEGTPDENKLYSLIWKRTVASQMADSKELRTTLKIGSDRRNEKFSALAVQVVFDGFLKLYREGTDDPQGEESVATLPEVSLGQVMEARSIDASCRFTTPPPRYSEATLVKRLEELGIGRPSTYAPTISTLTTGRGYILKGDKEGESIKVTNLNLAGGVIKETSKVETVGAEKGKLLPQEIGIIVTDYLVQNFGSIMDYDFTANVEKDFDKVAAGKKKWNGLIGEIYTPFHAKVDEVLNDRQFNHVSRELGLSPEGEPVVAKFGQYGPYVQKGEGEKRQFANLAPGQLIESITLAEALKLFELPRVVGLHEGKEVIATKGRFGPYIKYDGQNFSLPRKADPMTVTLEECIAAIGQTKDKPAANAVLKDYTESGIQILNGRYGPYIKKDGSNYRIPKGVDAESLTEDKCKEIIAASEPTKSSFRKGKGRSSK, from the coding sequence ATGAAGGGAAATCTTGTGATCGTCGAGTCTCCGGCAAAAGCCGGAACCATCCAGAAATTCTTAGGTAAAGATTATATAGTCAAGTCCAGTTTCGGACACATAAGAGACCTGCAGGACAAAAAATTGAGTGTCGATGTCGAGAATGGCTTCAAACCGGAATACATTGTCCCGGCCGACAAGAAAAAAGTCGTTTCCGAACTCAAGAAACTTTCCTCAGACGCAGAGACTGTATGGCTCGCATCCGATGAGGACCGCGAGGGAGAAGCTATTTCATGGCACCTCTTCGATACCCTCGGACTTAAGAAAGACAATACCCGCCGTATAGTCTTCCACGAGATCACAAAAGACGCTATCCTCAATGCTATCCAGAATCCGCGCGACATAGACATGAACCTGGTGGAGGCCCAGCAGGCCCGCCGCGTCATCGACCGTCTGGTCGGATTCGAGCTTTCTCCAATCCTCTGGAGAAAGATACAGCCGAAGCTCAGCGCCGGTCGCGTGCAGAGCGTCGCCCTCCGTCTGGTCGTCGACCGCGAGCGCGAAATCATGGCCTTCAAGAAAGAGCCTTATTATCATGTCGACGCAACTTTCCATCCTTACGGGACGTCCGCTTCTACGGCCGTCAAGGCCGGGCTGGACGCGCGTTTCGGCAGTCTCGCCGAGGCCCGCAAGTTCCTGGAGGACAGCAAGGACGCCCGCTTCACCATCGAGAATATCGAGAAGAAGGACGGCCAGCGTTCCCCTGCGGCTCCGTTCACAACCTCAACCCTTCAGCAGGAAGCCGCAAGAAAACTTCATTTCCCGGTAAGCAAGACGATGAGAGTCGCCCAGCAGCTCTACGAGCGAGGTCTTATCACATACATGAGAACTGACTCCACAAATCTCTCGACCCTTGCTCTCGGCACTTCCAAGAAATTCATCATCGAGAACTACGGCGAGGCATATGCCCATTCACGTCAGTTCAAGACGAAATCCAAAGGCGCCCAGGAAGCGCATGAGGCTATCCGTCCTACATATATAGAGAATACTTCAATAGAAGGGACTCCTGACGAAAACAAGCTTTATAGTCTTATATGGAAGCGCACCGTCGCTTCCCAGATGGCGGATTCAAAGGAGCTCCGTACTACCCTCAAGATTGGTTCCGACCGCAGAAACGAGAAATTCTCCGCCCTTGCCGTCCAGGTAGTCTTTGACGGCTTCCTCAAGCTTTACAGAGAAGGGACGGACGATCCTCAGGGCGAAGAGAGCGTAGCTACTCTTCCGGAGGTTTCACTGGGACAGGTAATGGAAGCCCGCTCGATCGATGCTTCCTGCCGCTTCACCACTCCTCCGCCGAGATACTCCGAGGCAACCCTCGTCAAGAGGCTCGAAGAGCTCGGTATCGGCCGACCTTCTACATATGCTCCGACTATCAGTACCCTTACTACCGGACGAGGCTATATCCTCAAAGGTGACAAAGAAGGGGAATCCATAAAAGTTACAAATCTTAACCTCGCCGGCGGAGTGATCAAAGAGACCTCCAAAGTCGAGACGGTAGGTGCCGAGAAAGGCAAGTTGCTTCCTCAGGAAATCGGTATCATCGTTACCGATTACCTTGTGCAGAATTTCGGTTCCATAATGGACTACGACTTTACCGCCAATGTCGAGAAAGACTTCGATAAGGTCGCTGCCGGAAAGAAGAAATGGAATGGCCTGATCGGCGAGATATATACTCCTTTCCATGCCAAGGTCGACGAAGTTCTCAACGACCGCCAGTTCAATCATGTAAGCCGCGAACTCGGCCTGTCTCCGGAAGGAGAACCGGTCGTCGCAAAGTTCGGCCAGTATGGCCCATATGTGCAGAAAGGCGAGGGTGAGAAGCGTCAGTTCGCCAATCTTGCTCCGGGTCAGCTGATCGAGAGCATCACTCTTGCCGAGGCTCTCAAGCTCTTCGAACTTCCGCGTGTCGTCGGACTGCACGAGGGTAAGGAAGTCATTGCTACAAAGGGTCGTTTCGGCCCGTATATCAAATACGACGGCCAGAACTTCTCCCTTCCGAGAAAGGCCGATCCTATGACAGTCACTCTCGAGGAATGTATCGCCGCAATAGGTCAGACAAAAGACAAGCCTGCAGCTAATGCGGTCCTCAAAGATTATACTGAGAGCGGTATCCAGATTCTCAACGGACGTTATGGTCCTTATATCAAGAAGGACGGATCGAATTACCGTATTCCTAAGGGCGTTGATGCCGAGTCTCTTACAGAAGATAAGTGCAAGGAAATCATCGCTGCTTCGGAACCCACAAAGAGCTCGTTTAGAAAGGGTAAGGGGCGGTCATCGAAGTAG
- a CDS encoding Lrp/AsnC family transcriptional regulator, regulator for asnA, asnC and gidA, giving the protein MASYHIDQTDQKILSFLVKNARMPFLEIARECGVSGAAIHQRVKRLEANGVITGSRLLVKPQAIGLNICAFVSISLSEASKYNEVVNSLKKIPEVVECHFVTGKYALLVKLYCLDNDHLMEVLLNTIQKIPYIQATDTMIALDEAIDRQVWVKDYKSTSFLGEAKISK; this is encoded by the coding sequence ATGGCATCTTATCACATTGATCAGACAGATCAGAAAATCCTGTCATTTCTCGTAAAGAATGCGAGAATGCCCTTCCTTGAGATAGCAAGGGAGTGCGGTGTTTCCGGAGCGGCAATCCATCAGAGAGTAAAAAGGCTGGAAGCCAACGGAGTCATTACCGGGTCTCGTCTTCTCGTGAAGCCTCAGGCTATAGGATTGAACATATGCGCTTTCGTGAGCATCTCCCTTTCGGAGGCAAGCAAGTACAACGAAGTGGTCAATTCCCTCAAAAAGATACCTGAGGTCGTGGAGTGTCACTTCGTAACCGGAAAGTACGCCCTCCTTGTCAAGCTTTACTGCCTTGACAATGACCATCTCATGGAAGTCCTCCTCAATACTATCCAGAAAATCCCATATATCCAGGCGACAGATACTATGATCGCCCTCGACGAGGCAATCGACCGTCAGGTATGGGTGAAAGATTATAAGAGCACGAGTTTCCTCGGCGAAGCAAAGATTTCTAAATAG
- a CDS encoding 2-C-methyl-D-erythritol 4-phosphate cytidylyltransferase: protein MGRKKFLIVSAGGKGVRMGGSRPKQFLEFEGVPVLRLTISKFLEAVPDIRVVTVLPESWIPWWKDYCLENNFNCPQVMVSGGITRFHSVKNALAKVPDGAVVAVHDGVRPLISKELIISMFEKMEKGSCHGLVPCRPTTDTLKPLHTEAGPDGEKVLALTEGVVLDRSSIYSVQTPQIFLSEELKAAYGQAYDTSFTDDASVASAYGIPLSFCEGERFNIKLTTPEDLELARAIRIVSKTI, encoded by the coding sequence ATGGGCAGAAAAAAATTCCTTATAGTCTCCGCCGGAGGAAAGGGCGTGAGAATGGGCGGAAGCAGACCGAAGCAGTTCCTTGAATTCGAGGGGGTTCCGGTACTGAGGCTGACCATCTCGAAATTCCTGGAAGCGGTGCCGGATATCCGCGTCGTCACGGTACTCCCGGAAAGCTGGATTCCATGGTGGAAAGACTATTGTCTGGAGAACAACTTCAACTGCCCTCAGGTAATGGTCTCCGGCGGCATAACCCGTTTCCATTCCGTAAAGAACGCCCTGGCCAAAGTGCCTGACGGAGCTGTCGTCGCAGTCCACGACGGAGTCCGCCCTCTCATCTCGAAAGAGCTTATCATTTCGATGTTTGAAAAGATGGAGAAAGGATCATGTCACGGCCTCGTTCCATGCCGGCCTACGACCGATACCCTCAAGCCGCTTCACACAGAGGCGGGGCCCGACGGAGAGAAGGTTCTGGCACTGACGGAAGGCGTGGTCCTCGACAGGTCTTCGATCTATTCGGTCCAGACTCCGCAGATATTCCTCTCGGAAGAACTCAAGGCAGCATACGGCCAGGCCTACGACACATCCTTCACTGACGACGCCTCGGTAGCTTCAGCATATGGAATACCTCTCTCCTTCTGCGAGGGAGAGAGGTTCAACATAAAGCTTACCACGCCTGAGGACCTTGAGCTCGCAAGGGCCATCAGAATCGTGAGCAAGACTATTTAG
- a CDS encoding rod shape-determining protein MreB has translation MAFSFLTQELAIDLGTANTVIFQNDNIVLDEPSIVAIDNNTGKCIALGQKAKLMHERTNPGIKTVRPMKDGVIADFEAAEMMIRGFIREVNSKRSSLFQPNLRIVVGIPSGSTEVEIRAVRDSTEHAGGRDVYLIYEPMAAALGIGLDVEAPKGNMVVDIGGGTAEIAVISLGGIVQQESIKTAGDELTNDIQQYLRQQHNIKVGEITAEKTKIAVGAVIPQLEEEPEPFIVRGPNLMTGHPVEVAVTYQEIAHCLDKSIAKIESSILHVLEQTPPELYSDIVENGIFLSGGGALLRGLAQRFSEKVNIPFHVAEDPLRAVARGTCIALKNAANYSFLKR, from the coding sequence ATGGCATTTTCATTTTTGACACAGGAACTGGCAATCGACCTCGGAACCGCCAATACCGTCATATTTCAGAATGACAATATCGTTCTTGACGAGCCGAGCATCGTTGCTATCGACAATAATACAGGCAAGTGCATAGCCCTTGGCCAGAAGGCTAAGCTGATGCACGAAAGGACGAATCCGGGCATCAAGACAGTGCGTCCTATGAAGGATGGCGTGATCGCCGACTTCGAGGCTGCAGAGATGATGATCCGCGGATTTATCCGTGAGGTGAACAGCAAGCGCTCCTCTCTTTTCCAGCCGAACCTGAGAATCGTCGTCGGTATCCCTTCAGGAAGTACCGAAGTCGAGATCAGGGCCGTGCGTGACTCTACCGAGCATGCAGGCGGAAGGGATGTTTATCTTATCTACGAGCCGATGGCTGCGGCCCTCGGTATCGGACTCGATGTCGAGGCCCCGAAAGGCAACATGGTCGTAGATATCGGAGGCGGTACTGCCGAGATAGCTGTCATTTCCCTCGGAGGCATAGTGCAGCAGGAGAGCATCAAGACTGCCGGAGACGAACTTACCAACGATATCCAGCAGTATCTCCGCCAGCAGCACAATATCAAAGTCGGCGAGATTACGGCCGAGAAGACGAAGATCGCCGTCGGCGCCGTGATCCCTCAGCTCGAAGAAGAGCCGGAGCCGTTCATCGTGCGCGGACCGAACCTCATGACCGGCCATCCTGTAGAGGTTGCAGTAACCTATCAGGAGATAGCCCATTGCCTTGACAAATCAATCGCAAAGATTGAATCATCAATACTCCATGTGCTCGAGCAGACCCCTCCTGAGCTTTACTCCGATATCGTCGAGAACGGTATCTTCCTTTCCGGCGGCGGCGCCCTTCTCAGAGGCCTCGCCCAGAGATTCTCGGAGAAGGTCAATATCCCGTTCCATGTCGCAGAGGATCCTCTCCGTGCCGTGGCAAGAGGTACCTGCATCGCCCTCAAGAACGCAGCCAACTACTCGTTCCTCAAGAGGTAG
- a CDS encoding rod shape-determining protein MreC, whose amino-acid sequence MGGRSKIGRILINAAIFILMEIAALSMLRNSSATQQFFITKGVHNVIAKVWGGAENIHYYFNLRQVNEALSHENFELNRRLSAFLEDVEKAKRDSLTTTYSFHDDYVYTPADIIKMSRNTQHNYIILSQGSDDGVKPQAGIITRNGVIGIVDAVSKHYSYAISFMNTSFSLSARLGREGAVGPLVWDGKSTDGALLREIPLQNRFEPGDTVFTSGHSSIFPPDIPVGITGESRIVNGATYEIDVKLLQDFSSVRYVTLVNNKGRKEIETLEKEAQHEK is encoded by the coding sequence ATGGGCGGAAGGAGCAAAATAGGACGAATTCTGATTAATGCAGCAATCTTCATTCTCATGGAGATTGCTGCTCTGAGTATGTTGAGGAACAGTAGCGCGACTCAGCAGTTCTTCATAACCAAAGGAGTGCATAATGTCATTGCGAAGGTATGGGGCGGGGCTGAGAATATACATTACTACTTCAATCTGCGACAGGTCAACGAAGCCCTTTCGCATGAGAATTTCGAGCTTAACCGCCGGTTGTCCGCCTTTCTTGAAGATGTCGAAAAGGCGAAGAGAGATTCCCTTACGACGACTTACTCCTTCCACGACGACTATGTCTATACTCCTGCGGACATCATAAAGATGAGCCGCAACACCCAGCATAACTACATTATCCTTTCCCAGGGTTCGGATGACGGCGTCAAGCCGCAGGCCGGAATCATAACCCGCAACGGGGTCATCGGCATCGTCGATGCGGTCAGCAAGCATTACTCATATGCGATCTCGTTCATGAATACGAGCTTCAGCCTGAGCGCCAGACTGGGCCGTGAGGGTGCGGTCGGGCCGCTGGTATGGGACGGGAAATCTACCGATGGGGCCCTTCTCCGGGAGATCCCTCTGCAGAACCGTTTCGAACCGGGGGATACCGTTTTCACAAGCGGCCACTCCTCGATCTTCCCGCCGGACATTCCTGTCGGTATTACAGGCGAATCCAGAATAGTCAACGGCGCTACCTACGAGATCGACGTGAAACTTCTCCAGGACTTCAGTTCAGTAAGATATGTGACCCTCGTCAACAACAAGGGCCGCAAAGAAATAGAGACCTTAGAAAAGGAGGCGCAGCATGAGAAATAA